The following is a genomic window from Capnocytophaga stomatis.
TACGGTCGAAAATGTGAAAACGGGAGAAAAGAAGCAGGAATGGATTTCGGCAGGGAATTTCCAGCTTCCACCGAGAACCATTCAGCTTGATGCCGAGCATACACTTGTAATGGCTCCTGCCGAGGCTCGGAAGTTTCAATCGGAAGTAATTATTTATCAGAAAGATACAGAGCAAGTCCGAAATGAAAAAATTGAAGTAAATCATCCTGTAAAAGTTGATGATTGGAAAATATACCAGGTCAGTTATGATGAACGTATGGGGCGTTGGTCAGACCTTAGCGTCGTAGAATTGATTTTAGACCCTTGGTTGCCAGTTGTTTATACTGGGATATTTATCTTGATGGCTGGTGGAGTGGCATTTTTATTTGTAAATAGGAAATAGTTATGTGGCAGTATTTTAATTATATTACGTTTGTGACTTTGGCTTTATGGATAGTTTCAGGAATTTTTATCTATTCTAAAAGTCCGATATACAGGAAATTAAGTTTATTTTTTCATCTTTTGGCAACTGTAATTATTGGTGTTTTCATAGCCAAATTATGGATAGAACTCGACCGTCCGCCACTCAGAACTTTGGCAGAAACGCGCATTTGGTACGCCTTTTTTATGGGGCTGATTGGCTTTTCCATTTATTTGCTGTACCGCCAAAAATGGATGCTGAATTATTCGGCTTTGATGGGTGTTGTGTTTATGCTTGTAACGTTTTTCCGACCCGATACGATGAACAAAACGCTAATGCCTGCACTGCAAAGCGTTTGGTTTATTCCGCACGTTATTGTGTATATTTTTGCCTATGCGATGTTGGGAATGGCTTCACTTACTGCTATTTACGGAATGTACCTCTGCAAAAAGCAAAAGGACACGGAAAAAACCGCTTTAGTAACCGACCAGCTCATCAAAATAGGTTATGCTTTTCTGACTTTTGGGCTACTTTTCGGGGCTTTGTGGGCAAAAGAAGCTTGGGGACATTACTGGACTTGGGACCCAAAAGAAACTTGGGCTTTCATCACTTGGCTTGCCTATTTGGTCTATATCCATTACAAATACAAACACAAAGAAAAGAAACAATTCAATAATTTCTTGATTGTGGTAATTGCTTTCTTATTGCTTTTAGTTTGCTGGTTTGGAGTGAATTACCTCCCAACGGCACAAATGAGCGTACATACTTATTCAGGATAAGATAAAATGAAAGAAAGCAAAAATAAGCAGATTTCTCTACGGATAAATCTGCTTGTTTTTTTGTTGAAAATTATCTAATTTCTAAAAATTGAATTAATTTTTTATTTTCTCCTGAAAATGATATATTTGTATCGGAATGTTAATTTTTAGAAGTTATGAAGCGTTTTTCTACATTTAATCGAAATCAACGAGTGGGAATTGTTATTCTGCTTCTTATCATTGTTGTTCTGCAAGTTATTTATTTTACTGTTGATTTTTCAGAAGATAAAATTAGCATTGAAAAACAGCAGTTTACAGAGTTGAACAAGGAATTGGATTCATTACGGAAAGTAGCTTTGAAGCCTAAAAAAGATACGATTCTTCCATTTAACCCGAATTTTATAACTGATTATAAGGGATTTACCTTAGGAATGAAGTCCGAAGAAATAGATAGATTGTTGGCTTTTCGGAAAGAAAATAAGTTTGTAAATTCAGCAAAAGAGTTTCAGGAAGTTACAAAAATTTCGGATAGTTTGCTTTTGAAAATTTCCCCTTATTTTAAATTTCCTGATTGGGTAAATAAATCAAAATCAATTGAAAATAAGAGTTTTAATCCGGAAGTTAAGCCTAAAGTAATAACCAAAAAAGATGTGAATTTGGCATCAAAGGAAGATTTTATGGAAATACGTGGCATTGGAGATGTTCTTTCTGACCGAATTTTAAAATATCGAGAAAAATTACAAGGATTTTCTGAAATTATGCAAGTTTCTGAGGTATATGGTTTGGAAAAAGAGGTTTTTAATAGAGTCGCTGAACAGTTTGAAGTGAAAACGCTACCAAACATTCAAAAAAAGAATCTTAACGAGTTAAATATGTACGAATTAGCTAAAATTCCGTATATTAAATTTGATGAGGCCAAGAAGATTATCGCACTTCGTTCCGAATTAGTAAATATTAAAAGTTTTGAAGAACTTTTGAAAATCAGTGAATTTAATCAGGAAAAGATAAGAAAAATTCAAATGTATCTGTATATTGACTGATTTAATGTTTTTTGTAAATTCAAATATTTTTCGTAAAATTGCACGTTTTTTTGCGTAGAGATTTTATAATTAAAGCAGGATTAGAAATGAATTTTAGCTATTCTGAAACACAAAAGATGATAGCCGAATTGGCACGGGATTTTTCTGAAAAATATATTCGTCCTAACGTTATGAAATGGGATGAAAGTCAGGAATTTCCATTGGAAATATTTAAAAAAGCAGGCGAAATGGGCTTTATGGGCGTTTTGGTTCCTGAAATTTATGGAGGTTCGGGCTTGAATTATCACGATTATATCGCTATTATTGAGGAAATTTCAAAGGTTGATCCTTCTATCGGATTATCTGTTGCAGCTCATAATTCTTTGTGTGTTAATCATATACTTGAATTTGGAGATGAAAATCAGAAAAATAAATGGTTGCCTAAACTGGCTTCCGGCGAGTGGATTGGTGCTTGGGGACTTACGGAACACAACACAGGTTCGGACGCAGGAGGAATGAGTACTACTGCCGTAAAAGATGGAGATTTTTGGGTTTTAAATGGAGCTAAAAATTTTATAACTCACGGAAAATCAGGAGATGTTGCTGTGGTTATTACCAGAACAGGAAAAAAAGGTGACAAACACGGGATTTCGGCTTTTGTTGTGGAACGTGGTACGGAAGGATTCAGTAGCGGAAAAAAAGAAAATAAATTGGGTATGCGTGCCAGCGAAACGGCTGAAATGATTTTTCAAAATTGCCGTATCCCTGCGGAAAATTTGTTAGGTGAAGTAGGGGAAGGGTTCATTCAGGCGATGAAAGTATTGGACGGCGGACGCATTTCTATCGGGGCTTTATCGCTCGGAATTGCTAAGGGAGCTTACGAGGCTTCGGTTAAGTACGCGAAAGAACGTACACAATTTGAGAAAAGATTGGTTGATTTCCAAGCTATTGCATTTAAGCTCGCAGATATGGCAACCGAAATTGAAGCTTCGGAATTGTTGTTGCACAAAGCAGCTTATTTGAAAAATAATAAAGAAAAAGTAACACAAGCAGGAGCAATGGCAAAAATGTACGCTTCGGAAGTTTGTGTGAAAGTAGCTACAGAAGCCGTTCAAATTCACGGAGGTTATGGCTATACAAAAGATTTTCCTGTTGAAAAATTCTTCCGCGATTCAAAACTTTGCACCATTGGCGAAGGAACTACTGAAATCCAAAAATTGGTTATCAGTAGGCATATTGATAAAAAATAATTTTCAGTTTATAGAATCAATAAAAAAAGGAAATTTTAAATCATTGACTTAAAATTTCCTTTTTTAGTTTTCTTTTAAAAATAATTACTTCAATTCCTCAGCCGATTTTAGCACGGCTTGTTTTAATTCTTCTTTGTAAGCAATGATTTTTTCTAAGACTTTAGGTTGCTGTGCTGCAATGATTTGTGCTGCAAGAATTCCTGCATTTTTTCCACCATTGAGGGCAACTGTCGCCACGGGAACTCCTCCAGGCATTTGTAAGATAGATAGTACCGAATCCCAACCGTCAATGGAATTACTGCTTTTCACAGGAACGCCAATCACCGGCAGGGGCGACATTGAAGCCACCATTCCGGGCAGGTGAGCCGCTCCGCCCGCTCCGGCAATAATTACCGAAATTCCTCTTTTGTGTGCATTGGTGCTGAAATCCATCAGTTTTTCAGGGGTGCGATGTGCTGAAACAATATCTACAAATACTTCAATATCAAATGATTCTAAAATGGTAATGGCTTCTTGCATTACAGGCAGGTCGCTTTTGCTTCCCATAACAACAGCTACTTTCATAGGTCTTTTATGTTTTATTGTATTGATTCTTAAATTATTACTCTTGTGTTACTTCAAATTGTTTCAATTGAATATCATAGGTTTGCTTTGAATGATTTATGAAACGTACGAACTTGGCATTTCCTAAATTTTCCGAATTTTGCCAACGTGTCTTTTTGAAGATTCCATTTATGGATTTCCAACGATTTCCGTCTGTTGAAATTTGAATTTTCCCTTTGGCTATGCGTGCTTCTCCACCAAAATCAACTACAATTGACTTTAAGCTAACCACTTTCTCAAACTCAATTCCCAAAAAATTATTGTTTTTCAGTGAAATATATTCCAAGGCAGGAGATATTCGTAAGGTTTTTCCTTTTTGCCAAAGTGGTTGGCTTTCCAATTGTTTGATGTTGGTAATCAGTGTATTGGGGTTGAAATTAAGTGAAAGTTTTAAATTTTCACTGGTTTCAGCATTGAATTTTGAAATCGTGTGTGTAAGCAATTGATTTAAAAGAGGTTCAACTACCAAAGTTGCCGTTTTTACCCCAGGTTGATACGGATTTTGATTGTAATTTTGGTCGGTTTCAAACATCTGTTTTTGTAAATCTTGAACCTTTACGTAAGCCGACTTAAATTGCTGATAATCCTTGTTATTCAGGGAATTATACATTTCCATTACAGAAACGCCCGTTTTTCCTACCAACTGAAATTGCAACAGCCAAGGATGTAATTCTTCTGTAAGATATTTATTTTCAGAAGTTTTCAAAAGCTGTTCGGAAGCCCAAACCATTTTTTCGAATTCTTGTGTAACAGCCTTAGTTTCAGGATTATTCAACGTTTCCAAATTCTTCAAGAAACTTGCTGCAATAGGCTTAAATTCAACCGATTCATCTCTTCGGTAGCGGTGACCATTAGCTCCTAAATCCGAGTTGTGTTTGGCAAAAGTGAGCAATGCTTCTTGGTTTTGTGGCATCATTTCGGCAATGGCATTTTTCCAAGCGGTATTTGAATTGTATTTTTCTAAATTCCAAGTATAATCGGCTACTCCGTAAATGGCTATTTTTGAGGCTTCTGGGTGTTCCATAGGATTGGAAACAAAGCCGGACATATCGTCTTTAATATTGGTAGTGTTTCCGTAGGCAGGACCTAAAAGCATATGATTTCGCACATAATCCGAAACGGGGAAATTCCACCAAATGTAGGCTTTTCGCTTGATTTTGGCGTTAATCCATTCCATTGTAGGTCTGTCAATATCTGCAACCACAGTGTTTCCCGTCCACATAATTTCGATGGAAGGATGCAAGGTTTCGCCCAATGTTTCCAAATAGCGTTTTTCAGGATTTGACCAAGCTTTGTTGTACTCTGTTGGACACATAATCAGCGGATTAACATCTTTTTTGCGAGCTACGAATTCATTGTGAAGAAAATTAAGCAGTTCGGCTTGTTTTTGCGGGTTGGTACCTTCGCCCGAAATATCGTCGAAGAAAACGGCAAACGCCCGAACGCCCAAAGCGTACATTTTTTCGAATTTTTTTAACAGATTTTGCCGGTCTTCGTCATTCCAACGGATATCCTTTCCGGGGTGAATTGCCCAAACGAAATCCACATAATTTTCTTTGGATTTTTGCACCAATGCTTTGAGTTGCTCGGCTTCCTTTTCAGGATATGGAAGTCGCCAATTTGGTGAACTGTGGTAAGGGTCGTCCTTTGGTCCGTAAATATAGGTGTTGAGTTTGTGTTTTCCGTAGAATTCGATTTGTCGCAAACGTTTTTCGTGGCTCCAAGGCGTTCCGTAAAAACCTTCCACTACGCCGCGGCTGGGCAAATCTGGGTAGTCAATAATCTCTCCCAGAGGAAGTTCTGTTTTTGAAAGTAATTGTTCCAAAGTTCGAAGTCCGTAATATGTACCTCGTTGGTCGTTACCCATTACGTAAATGTTGTTTTTCTCAATTCGCAAGTAGTAACCTTCTTTTCGGTTAGGAATTTTTGAGGCGAATTTTTTTACCGACCGTGAATTTTTGTCCGCAATGTAGATGTTCATCACGTGTTTTTTGCCTTTTCGCTGTGAAAGAATTTCTTTCAAAATGGGAGATTCTGAAAAAACAGTCTTCGTTTTTAACAGAAAATGAGTGGGTTTGACAAAGTCACCTTCAAAGGTAAAATACTGAGGATTAGGACTAATAGTCTGTCCCCAAGCAATGATAGAAATAAACATTAATAAGGTAAAAAATAAATTTTTCATTGGAAAATGGATTAAAGTTCAGCCTGCAAAAGTATGATTTTTAGTGCGGATTTCAAAGAATAAAATTTTTCAATTGATGATGGAGTTTTTTTTACTTTAAGAGTATTTTCCGTAAAAATAATTCTTTTTTTAAAAAGTTAACTTTTAAGTTAAGTATTTGTCAATCAAAAAATTGTGATTATATACTTAAAAAAATATTAAAAAAGTTAAATAAATAAATAAAAAAAATTAGGAGATTAAATATTTTGTTGTACCTTTAGGTCGTGTTTTACTTAAAGTTAAGGACAAAATAACTATAAATCATTAAACTTATGTCAGAACTAAAGAAGGATAATCTGCAACCAACAGAAGAAGGAGGGAATTTTCATAAGAAAGAAAATCTTGGAGGAAATGTTAATTTAACTGCAGAAGGCGGTAACACTACTGAGTATTTGGATGAAATTCATCAAGAAAATGCTGAAGATGCCGAAGATTTTGAGAATTCAAAACGGCACGAGATTCCTATGCTGAATTATGAAGCAATGCCGTTGGAGGCTCTTTCAAAGGAATTTAAGAGACTGCTTCATACCGAAAAAGTACAGGCAATCAAAAAACACGCTGAGGCAATTCGGCAAGAATTTGACAAAAAATACGAAGAACTTCTTGAGGAGAAAAAGGAAGAATACATTGCCGATGGAGGAGAAGAGTATGATTTTAAGTACGAAAGCCCTATCCACAGAACTTTTTATGGCTTGTTTAA
Proteins encoded in this region:
- the ccsA gene encoding cytochrome c biogenesis protein CcsA: MWQYFNYITFVTLALWIVSGIFIYSKSPIYRKLSLFFHLLATVIIGVFIAKLWIELDRPPLRTLAETRIWYAFFMGLIGFSIYLLYRQKWMLNYSALMGVVFMLVTFFRPDTMNKTLMPALQSVWFIPHVIVYIFAYAMLGMASLTAIYGMYLCKKQKDTEKTALVTDQLIKIGYAFLTFGLLFGALWAKEAWGHYWTWDPKETWAFITWLAYLVYIHYKYKHKEKKQFNNFLIVVIAFLLLLVCWFGVNYLPTAQMSVHTYSG
- a CDS encoding helix-hairpin-helix domain-containing protein, producing the protein MKRFSTFNRNQRVGIVILLLIIVVLQVIYFTVDFSEDKISIEKQQFTELNKELDSLRKVALKPKKDTILPFNPNFITDYKGFTLGMKSEEIDRLLAFRKENKFVNSAKEFQEVTKISDSLLLKISPYFKFPDWVNKSKSIENKSFNPEVKPKVITKKDVNLASKEDFMEIRGIGDVLSDRILKYREKLQGFSEIMQVSEVYGLEKEVFNRVAEQFEVKTLPNIQKKNLNELNMYELAKIPYIKFDEAKKIIALRSELVNIKSFEELLKISEFNQEKIRKIQMYLYID
- a CDS encoding acyl-CoA dehydrogenase family protein, whose protein sequence is MNFSYSETQKMIAELARDFSEKYIRPNVMKWDESQEFPLEIFKKAGEMGFMGVLVPEIYGGSGLNYHDYIAIIEEISKVDPSIGLSVAAHNSLCVNHILEFGDENQKNKWLPKLASGEWIGAWGLTEHNTGSDAGGMSTTAVKDGDFWVLNGAKNFITHGKSGDVAVVITRTGKKGDKHGISAFVVERGTEGFSSGKKENKLGMRASETAEMIFQNCRIPAENLLGEVGEGFIQAMKVLDGGRISIGALSLGIAKGAYEASVKYAKERTQFEKRLVDFQAIAFKLADMATEIEASELLLHKAAYLKNNKEKVTQAGAMAKMYASEVCVKVATEAVQIHGGYGYTKDFPVEKFFRDSKLCTIGEGTTEIQKLVISRHIDKK
- the purE gene encoding 5-(carboxyamino)imidazole ribonucleotide mutase, whose product is MKVAVVMGSKSDLPVMQEAITILESFDIEVFVDIVSAHRTPEKLMDFSTNAHKRGISVIIAGAGGAAHLPGMVASMSPLPVIGVPVKSSNSIDGWDSVLSILQMPGGVPVATVALNGGKNAGILAAQIIAAQQPKVLEKIIAYKEELKQAVLKSAEELK
- a CDS encoding beta-N-acetylglucosaminidase, which encodes MKNLFFTLLMFISIIAWGQTISPNPQYFTFEGDFVKPTHFLLKTKTVFSESPILKEILSQRKGKKHVMNIYIADKNSRSVKKFASKIPNRKEGYYLRIEKNNIYVMGNDQRGTYYGLRTLEQLLSKTELPLGEIIDYPDLPSRGVVEGFYGTPWSHEKRLRQIEFYGKHKLNTYIYGPKDDPYHSSPNWRLPYPEKEAEQLKALVQKSKENYVDFVWAIHPGKDIRWNDEDRQNLLKKFEKMYALGVRAFAVFFDDISGEGTNPQKQAELLNFLHNEFVARKKDVNPLIMCPTEYNKAWSNPEKRYLETLGETLHPSIEIMWTGNTVVADIDRPTMEWINAKIKRKAYIWWNFPVSDYVRNHMLLGPAYGNTTNIKDDMSGFVSNPMEHPEASKIAIYGVADYTWNLEKYNSNTAWKNAIAEMMPQNQEALLTFAKHNSDLGANGHRYRRDESVEFKPIAASFLKNLETLNNPETKAVTQEFEKMVWASEQLLKTSENKYLTEELHPWLLQFQLVGKTGVSVMEMYNSLNNKDYQQFKSAYVKVQDLQKQMFETDQNYNQNPYQPGVKTATLVVEPLLNQLLTHTISKFNAETSENLKLSLNFNPNTLITNIKQLESQPLWQKGKTLRISPALEYISLKNNNFLGIEFEKVVSLKSIVVDFGGEARIAKGKIQISTDGNRWKSINGIFKKTRWQNSENLGNAKFVRFINHSKQTYDIQLKQFEVTQE